Proteins encoded by one window of Bauldia sp.:
- a CDS encoding DUF930 domain-containing protein, with protein MAIVPVLAVEGGAALPEGQGRRDAVTWTIAASLLVHTLVLAVAMIWRGASIPAPEVNIPVELLSPEQYDAATRGTGTATETNAPPGSASTEPGMIRPTAMLSAAAMADAKSRQARAMMPRFDPGEQSVQLCDLEAMEQVHAWKPSFEPERIVAYAMADLAIAGDSIRADGAAFLSGGQWYTMHFDCGLSADHASVVSFAFKVGDTIPHDQWDAHNLPTAK; from the coding sequence TTGGCGATCGTTCCCGTGTTGGCGGTGGAAGGCGGCGCGGCCTTGCCGGAAGGGCAGGGCCGGCGCGATGCCGTTACGTGGACTATCGCCGCCTCGCTGCTGGTCCATACGCTGGTGCTGGCGGTGGCGATGATCTGGCGCGGCGCCTCTATACCGGCGCCCGAGGTCAACATCCCGGTCGAGCTGCTCTCGCCCGAGCAATACGACGCCGCGACCCGCGGCACCGGCACGGCGACCGAGACGAACGCGCCGCCCGGCAGCGCGAGCACCGAGCCCGGCATGATCCGACCGACCGCCATGCTCTCTGCCGCTGCGATGGCCGACGCGAAGAGCCGCCAGGCCCGCGCCATGATGCCGCGCTTCGACCCGGGCGAGCAGAGCGTCCAGCTCTGCGATCTGGAAGCCATGGAGCAGGTCCACGCCTGGAAGCCGTCGTTCGAGCCCGAGCGTATCGTCGCCTACGCCATGGCCGACCTCGCCATCGCCGGCGACAGCATTCGCGCCGATGGCGCCGCGTTTCTCTCGGGCGGGCAGTGGTACACGATGCACTTCGACTGCGGCCTCTCCGCCGATCACGCCAGCGTCGTCTCCTTCGCCTTCAAGGTCGGCGACACGATCCCGCACGACCAGTGGGACGCGCACAATCTGCCAACCGCGAAATGA
- a CDS encoding AraC family transcriptional regulator: MRPLFEKVTVPEGASWSLLNRKLDDGIPFQWHYHPEFELTLTLNSRGQRYIGDSIASYDDGDLVLLGPNLPHTWNSAEKIDTRRPHHALVMWFTEAWAESITTSLAEMRNVAPLLARAGRGVVFSRAAAAKARPIIEAIPERAPADRLLRLMEILALLATDADAAPIAGTAADRRKVASPDQDRVERVLDHIHAHYREKISIDDLADVAALSVSGFHRLFRRHTRLTVSDYVAELRIGQACALLVNSERPIAHVADEVGYPSLANFNRQFRALKGKTPREFRRSFAR, from the coding sequence ATGCGCCCGCTTTTCGAGAAGGTGACCGTCCCGGAAGGCGCCTCGTGGAGCCTGCTCAACCGCAAGCTCGACGACGGCATTCCCTTTCAGTGGCACTACCATCCCGAGTTCGAGCTGACGCTGACGCTGAACTCGCGCGGCCAGCGCTACATCGGCGACTCGATCGCGAGCTACGACGACGGCGACCTTGTGCTGCTCGGGCCCAACCTGCCGCACACCTGGAACTCGGCGGAGAAGATCGACACGAGGCGGCCGCACCACGCGCTGGTCATGTGGTTCACCGAAGCGTGGGCGGAGAGCATCACGACGTCGCTCGCCGAGATGCGCAACGTCGCTCCGCTGCTGGCGCGCGCCGGCCGCGGCGTCGTCTTCTCGCGTGCGGCGGCGGCGAAGGCGCGGCCGATCATCGAGGCAATACCGGAGCGCGCGCCGGCCGATCGTCTGCTGCGGCTGATGGAGATTCTGGCGCTGCTCGCGACCGATGCAGATGCGGCGCCGATTGCCGGCACCGCCGCCGACCGCCGCAAGGTCGCCTCGCCGGATCAGGATCGCGTCGAGCGCGTGCTCGATCATATTCACGCGCACTATCGCGAGAAGATTTCCATCGACGATCTCGCCGATGTCGCAGCGCTGTCGGTGTCTGGTTTCCATCGTCTGTTCCGCCGGCACACTCGGCTCACCGTCAGCGATTACGTCGCCGAGCTGCGCATCGGCCAGGCGTGCGCGCTGCTGGTCAATTCGGAGCGGCCGATTGCCCACGTCGCCGACGAGGTCGGGTATCCCAGTCTGGCGAATTTCAACCGGCAGTTCCGCGCCCTGAAGGGGAAGACGCCGCGGGAATTTCGGCGGAGTTTTGCAAGATAG
- the dnaN gene encoding DNA polymerase III subunit beta: protein MRATVERSHLLRSLSHVHRVVERRNTIPILSNVLIRAEGGRMTLKATDLDLEVTETVAADVGQGGATTVPAHILHDIVRKLPDGAEVSLDTGDGQQLSLKSGRSRFTLQILPEADFPDLTTGEFPTRFQLPAGTLKKLIDRTQFAISTEETRYYLNGIYLHAVTVGKKPMLRAVATDGHRLAQAQFDAPAGSEKMTGVIVPRKAVGEIQKLVETGGDTPVDIEISDTKIRVTIPASAGASDVVLTSKLIDGTFPDYARVIPQNNEKILKVDRGAFADAVDRVSTISSERGRAVKVALADGKMTLSVNNPDSGSATEEVAVDYEGDDIEIGFNSRYLLDVAGQLETKTAEFRLADPGSPTLILDDGAADALYVLMPMRV, encoded by the coding sequence ATGCGCGCGACCGTCGAGCGATCGCACCTCCTCCGTTCCCTCTCCCACGTCCACCGCGTGGTCGAGCGGCGGAACACCATCCCGATCCTGTCGAACGTGCTGATCCGCGCCGAGGGCGGGCGCATGACGCTGAAGGCGACCGACCTCGACCTCGAGGTGACCGAGACGGTCGCGGCGGACGTCGGCCAGGGCGGCGCCACCACCGTGCCGGCGCACATCCTGCACGACATCGTGCGCAAGCTGCCCGACGGCGCCGAGGTTTCGCTCGACACAGGCGACGGCCAGCAACTGTCGCTGAAGTCGGGCCGCTCGCGCTTCACATTGCAGATTTTGCCCGAGGCGGATTTCCCGGACCTCACCACCGGCGAATTCCCGACGCGCTTCCAGTTGCCGGCCGGCACGCTGAAGAAGCTGATCGACCGGACGCAGTTCGCGATCTCGACCGAGGAGACGCGCTACTACCTCAACGGTATCTACCTGCACGCCGTCACCGTCGGAAAGAAGCCGATGCTGCGCGCCGTCGCCACCGACGGCCACCGCCTGGCGCAGGCGCAATTCGATGCGCCGGCCGGCTCCGAGAAGATGACCGGCGTGATCGTGCCGCGGAAAGCCGTCGGTGAAATCCAGAAGCTGGTCGAGACCGGCGGCGACACGCCGGTCGACATCGAAATCTCCGACACGAAGATCCGCGTCACCATTCCGGCGTCGGCCGGCGCCAGCGACGTCGTGCTGACATCGAAGCTGATCGACGGAACCTTCCCCGACTACGCGCGCGTCATCCCGCAGAACAACGAGAAGATCCTGAAGGTCGATCGCGGCGCGTTCGCCGACGCGGTCGATCGCGTCTCGACCATCTCGTCGGAGCGCGGCCGCGCCGTGAAGGTGGCGCTCGCCGACGGCAAGATGACGCTGTCGGTCAACAATCCGGATTCGGGCAGCGCCACCGAGGAAGTCGCGGTCGATTACGAAGGCGACGACATCGAGATCGGTTTTAATTCTCGCTATCTGCTTGATGTTGCAGGGCAACTGGAAACCAAGACGGCCGAGTTCCGGCTCGCCGATCCGGGTTCGCCGACGCTCATCCTCGACGATGGCGCGGCCGACGCGCTCTACGTCCTGATGCCGATGCGGGTGTGA
- the dnaA gene encoding chromosomal replication initiator protein DnaA: MGEAAATATERPNAEQWQRVKARLKTELGEDVFSSWFGRVDFEEADVSSVYLSVPTRFLKSWIASHYSERLLALWNNERKGIARIELIVRGAMRFKNPPIVEKNEAPVNNVQPISLPTAQFARRNIEMGVEGALNGGLGGSPVDPRYTFDTFCEGAANRVAFAAAKAVAESLGGKSTPYNPLYIHAGVGRGKTHLLHAITRAARQAQPGRNVVYLTAEHFMFRFVAALRSHSAIPFKEALREIDLLLIDDMQFLQGKSVQQEFCHMLNQLIDGARQVVVAADRPPAELETLDERVRSRLRGGVAFEIGAPDQQLRRDILKARYVVASAQNPGLDIPDTILEYVAQSVVSNGRDLEGALNRLVAQWQFTRQPVTLVSAEITLRDLVGAREPRRVRIEDIQRVVSRHYNVSKADLLSARRTRTIVRPRQIAMYLAKILTPRSLPEIGRRFGGRDHTTVLHAVRKIEGLIEGDKGLADEIELLKRMIDE, translated from the coding sequence ATGGGCGAAGCGGCAGCGACGGCGACAGAACGGCCGAACGCGGAACAGTGGCAGCGCGTGAAAGCGCGCCTGAAGACGGAACTCGGCGAGGACGTCTTCTCCTCCTGGTTCGGCCGTGTCGATTTCGAGGAGGCCGACGTCAGCTCCGTCTATCTCTCCGTCCCGACGCGCTTCCTCAAGTCGTGGATCGCATCGCACTACAGCGAGCGGCTGCTCGCGTTGTGGAACAACGAGCGCAAGGGCATTGCGCGCATTGAGCTCATCGTGCGCGGCGCCATGCGTTTCAAGAATCCGCCGATCGTCGAAAAGAACGAGGCACCGGTCAACAACGTCCAGCCGATCTCGCTGCCGACCGCGCAGTTCGCGCGCCGCAATATCGAGATGGGCGTCGAAGGTGCGCTTAACGGAGGCCTCGGCGGCTCGCCGGTAGATCCGCGCTACACCTTCGACACGTTCTGCGAAGGCGCCGCCAACCGCGTCGCGTTCGCGGCGGCGAAGGCGGTGGCCGAGTCGCTCGGCGGCAAGTCGACGCCCTACAATCCGCTTTACATTCACGCGGGCGTCGGGCGCGGCAAGACGCACCTGCTCCACGCCATCACGCGGGCGGCGCGCCAGGCGCAACCGGGGCGCAACGTCGTCTACCTCACGGCGGAGCACTTCATGTTCCGCTTCGTCGCGGCGCTGCGTTCGCACTCGGCCATCCCGTTCAAGGAGGCGCTACGCGAGATCGACCTCCTGCTCATCGACGACATGCAGTTCCTGCAGGGCAAGTCGGTGCAGCAGGAATTCTGCCACATGCTCAACCAGCTCATCGACGGCGCCCGCCAGGTGGTGGTCGCCGCCGACCGGCCGCCGGCGGAACTCGAGACGCTCGACGAACGCGTCCGCTCGCGGCTGCGCGGTGGCGTCGCCTTCGAGATCGGGGCGCCCGACCAGCAGCTTCGCCGCGACATCCTCAAGGCGCGGTACGTGGTGGCGAGCGCGCAGAACCCGGGCCTCGACATTCCGGACACCATCCTGGAATACGTGGCGCAGTCGGTGGTCTCCAACGGCCGCGATCTCGAGGGGGCGCTCAACCGCCTCGTCGCCCAGTGGCAGTTCACCCGTCAGCCGGTGACCCTGGTTTCGGCCGAGATCACGCTTCGCGATCTGGTCGGAGCACGGGAACCGCGGCGCGTCCGCATCGAGGACATCCAGCGTGTCGTCTCGCGACACTACAACGTGTCGAAGGCCGACCTGCTGTCGGCCCGGCGTACCCGCACCATCGTGCGGCCGCGCCAGATCGCGATGTACCTCGCCAAGATCCTGACGCCGCGCTCGCTGCCCGAGATCGGCCGCCGCTTCGGCGGGCGCGATCACACCACGGTGCTGCACGCGGTGCGCAAGATCGAGGGCCTGATCGAGGGCGACAAGGGCCTGGCAGACGAGATCGAGCTGCTCAAGCGGATGATCGACGAATAG
- a CDS encoding YbiU family protein produces MMGAETKTEFDVSDQIVAFKRKMKPRHDVLKRAYDDVRGYVMKAADKIRSDNAAGRSTIPELNYRDIKDGKISDATKKAIRLSGCAIVRGVFPASQATDWFNDVGRYLEENEYEKKEVEKRALDKYFSQLKAGKPQIFNVYWSKPQVLARQDAKLAETRSFLDRLWTNYEGIFNPDMQVAYADRVRRRQPGDKTLGLSPHMDAGTVERWIDPGYQSVYEKVFVGDWRGYDPFDARHRLETREIPSPAVASVFRTYQGWTALTQQGPKDGTLRVIPIAEGISYVLLRAMQDDVPENELCGAAPGRALGVRPEWHADMMAGTVSIPEVMPGDTVWWHTDICHSVADEHAGKEYASVIYIGSAPDCTKNRAYLPGQKAAFLAGKTPPDFAPMNFEVDFKGRATEADLTELGRKQMGF; encoded by the coding sequence ATGATGGGCGCAGAGACCAAGACCGAATTCGACGTCAGCGATCAGATCGTCGCGTTCAAGCGCAAGATGAAGCCGCGCCACGACGTCTTGAAGCGCGCTTACGACGACGTGCGCGGCTACGTCATGAAGGCGGCCGACAAGATCCGCAGCGACAACGCCGCCGGCCGCTCGACCATCCCCGAGCTCAACTATCGCGACATCAAGGACGGAAAAATTTCCGACGCGACGAAGAAGGCGATCCGCCTTTCCGGTTGCGCCATCGTGCGCGGCGTTTTCCCGGCGTCGCAGGCGACCGACTGGTTCAACGACGTCGGCCGCTACCTCGAAGAGAACGAGTACGAGAAGAAGGAAGTCGAGAAGCGCGCGCTCGACAAATATTTCTCGCAGCTCAAGGCCGGCAAGCCGCAGATCTTCAACGTCTACTGGTCGAAGCCGCAGGTGCTGGCGCGCCAGGATGCGAAGCTGGCCGAGACCCGCTCGTTCCTCGACCGCCTGTGGACCAACTACGAGGGCATCTTCAATCCCGACATGCAGGTTGCCTACGCCGACCGCGTGCGGCGCCGCCAGCCGGGCGACAAGACGCTCGGCCTGTCGCCGCACATGGATGCCGGCACGGTCGAGCGCTGGATCGACCCGGGCTACCAGTCGGTCTACGAGAAGGTCTTCGTCGGCGACTGGCGCGGCTACGATCCCTTCGACGCGCGCCATCGCCTTGAGACGCGCGAGATCCCTTCGCCCGCCGTCGCCTCCGTCTTCCGCACCTACCAGGGCTGGACGGCGCTGACGCAGCAGGGGCCGAAGGACGGCACGCTGCGCGTCATCCCGATCGCGGAGGGCATATCGTACGTGCTGCTCCGCGCGATGCAGGACGACGTGCCGGAGAACGAACTCTGCGGCGCCGCGCCCGGCCGTGCGCTGGGTGTCAGGCCCGAGTGGCACGCCGACATGATGGCGGGCACCGTCTCGATCCCGGAGGTGATGCCGGGCGACACGGTGTGGTGGCACACCGACATCTGCCACTCGGTCGCCGACGAGCACGCCGGCAAGGAATATGCCTCGGTCATCTACATCGGCTCGGCGCCGGACTGCACAAAGAACCGCGCCTACCTGCCCGGGCAGAAGGCCGCGTTCCTGGCCGGCAAGACGCCGCCCGATTTCGCCCCCATGAACTTCGAGGTTGACTTCAAGGGCCGTGCAACCGAGGCGGACCTGACGGAGCTTGGCCGCAAGCAGATGGGGTTCTAG
- a CDS encoding ASCH domain-containing protein, translated as MTFTPVKTDATDDFFRAFKADAKVDAADYAVVGFGDSEKMADDLLELVLHGIKRATATLARTFTDDGAALPKVGDYAVVVDGRNKPRCVMRTTEVTVKPLAAVDEAFAFDEGEGDRTRETWLRDHREHFSREAAAQGFAFSDDIETVFARFVIVWPRLFADDWKGPRLQ; from the coding sequence GTGACCTTCACCCCGGTCAAGACCGACGCCACCGACGATTTCTTCCGCGCCTTCAAGGCGGACGCGAAGGTCGATGCGGCCGACTACGCGGTCGTCGGCTTCGGCGATAGCGAGAAGATGGCCGACGATCTTCTCGAGCTGGTGCTGCACGGCATCAAGCGCGCCACCGCGACGCTCGCGCGAACTTTCACCGACGATGGCGCAGCGTTGCCGAAGGTCGGCGACTACGCGGTGGTCGTCGATGGCCGCAACAAGCCGCGCTGCGTGATGCGGACTACCGAGGTGACGGTGAAGCCGCTCGCCGCGGTCGACGAAGCCTTCGCGTTCGACGAGGGCGAAGGCGACCGCACACGCGAAACGTGGCTCCGCGATCACCGTGAGCATTTCTCGCGCGAGGCAGCGGCGCAGGGTTTCGCTTTCAGCGACGACATCGAGACGGTGTTCGCGCGCTTCGTCATCGTCTGGCCACGGCTGTTCGCCGACGACTGGAAGGGACCGCGGCTGCAGTAG
- the recF gene encoding DNA replication/repair protein RecF, protein MSDSVPTALRSLKLTGFRNYATLTLPLDGRSVVLTGPNGAGKTNLLEAVSFLAPGRGLRRANLEEVARRPGDGAWAVAVTVENTSGFVDIGTGIALGAEGPETRRSVRVNRAAARSTDALIEHLRVLWLTPAMDGLFTGPAADRRHFLDRAVLAIDKGHGTRVNAFEKAMRGRNRLLVDSGPDRNGEWLDAIETEMAELGVAIAAARREWASLIAGLIAAADRDSPFPWAEIQLEGTLEHELDGNSASTVEGLYASELAGERPVDAAAGRTLRGPHRSDLRVRHGRKQVAAETCSTGEQKALLIGLTLAEARLTAQLTGETPIVLLDEIAAHLDEVRRAALFAVLDDLACQAFMTGTDANVFAPLGERAERFTVREATVTPA, encoded by the coding sequence ATGTCCGATTCCGTCCCCACCGCGCTTCGTTCGCTTAAGCTTACCGGCTTCCGCAACTACGCCACGCTGACCCTGCCGCTCGACGGCCGCTCGGTCGTGCTGACGGGGCCGAACGGCGCCGGCAAGACCAACCTGCTCGAGGCGGTGTCGTTTCTGGCGCCCGGCCGCGGCTTGCGCCGCGCTAACCTCGAGGAGGTGGCGCGCCGGCCGGGCGATGGGGCGTGGGCGGTTGCGGTCACAGTTGAGAACACGTCGGGATTTGTCGATATCGGCACCGGCATCGCGCTGGGCGCCGAGGGGCCGGAGACGCGGCGTTCCGTGCGGGTCAATCGCGCCGCTGCCCGCTCGACCGATGCGCTGATCGAGCATCTGCGCGTGCTGTGGCTGACGCCGGCGATGGATGGCCTGTTCACCGGTCCGGCCGCGGACCGGCGCCATTTCCTCGACCGCGCCGTGCTCGCCATCGACAAGGGGCACGGCACGCGCGTCAACGCGTTCGAGAAGGCGATGCGCGGGCGGAACCGCCTGCTGGTCGATAGTGGTCCGGACCGCAACGGCGAGTGGCTCGACGCGATCGAAACAGAGATGGCGGAACTCGGCGTCGCCATCGCAGCGGCAAGGCGCGAATGGGCGAGCCTCATCGCCGGGCTGATTGCGGCGGCCGACCGCGACTCGCCCTTCCCGTGGGCGGAGATCCAGCTCGAGGGAACGCTGGAGCACGAACTCGACGGCAACTCGGCGAGCACGGTCGAGGGCCTCTACGCGTCGGAGCTCGCGGGTGAGCGGCCGGTCGACGCCGCTGCCGGCCGCACTCTCCGCGGGCCGCATCGTTCCGACCTTCGCGTCCGCCACGGGCGGAAGCAGGTGGCAGCGGAGACGTGTTCGACCGGCGAGCAGAAGGCGCTGCTGATCGGGCTGACGCTTGCCGAGGCTCGCCTCACGGCGCAACTCACCGGCGAGACGCCGATCGTGCTGCTTGACGAAATCGCGGCGCATCTCGACGAGGTGCGGCGCGCGGCGCTGTTCGCCGTGCTCGACGATCTCGCCTGCCAGGCGTTCATGACCGGCACCGACGCCAATGTCTTCGCACCGCTCGGCGAGCGTGCCGAACGCTTCACGGTTCGCGAAGCAACGGTAACGCCAGCATGA
- a CDS encoding D-2-hydroxyacid dehydrogenase — MARTGGYRVSPAGRDGTGTDDSRMTEAGSPFRMMVSEAVAREHGSRIQAIGRERGRQIDLLPFPHVQDLDFEAAFLSKDLYGDPRPGALTELARATYDHLLAAGAMKWLQIAPAGLDMLPVCRPLLNRGVRLTTSSGALAEPIAVSAIGGLIAIARGFPRWIAAQARREWSPTPEREWPADVNGQTAVVIGMGPIGLEIARLGEALGLNVIAIRKDASRLPPHCSEVHGLSALPALAPRANWLVVACPLNDETRGCVSRAVIASLPPRAGVVNIARGAVIDEPALIEALQSGHLCGAYLDAFAREPLPADSPLWAMPNVIVSAHTSGASLGNDGRRMKIFFDNVAAYIDGRPMRNEIQAA, encoded by the coding sequence TTGGCGCGGACCGGCGGTTACCGTGTGTCGCCTGCCGGCCGCGATGGCACCGGAACTGATGATAGCCGAATGACGGAAGCAGGATCGCCTTTTCGCATGATGGTCAGCGAGGCCGTCGCCCGCGAACATGGTTCGCGCATTCAGGCCATCGGCCGCGAGCGGGGGAGGCAGATTGACCTGCTGCCGTTTCCGCACGTGCAGGATCTCGATTTCGAGGCGGCTTTCCTGTCGAAGGATCTCTACGGCGATCCGCGGCCCGGTGCGCTCACCGAACTTGCCCGGGCGACCTATGACCATCTCCTGGCCGCCGGCGCCATGAAATGGCTGCAGATTGCACCGGCCGGCCTCGACATGCTGCCCGTGTGCCGGCCGCTGCTCAACCGCGGCGTCCGCCTGACGACGTCCTCCGGCGCGCTGGCCGAGCCGATCGCGGTGAGTGCCATCGGCGGATTGATCGCGATCGCGCGCGGCTTTCCGAGATGGATTGCCGCTCAGGCGCGCCGGGAATGGTCGCCAACCCCGGAACGGGAATGGCCCGCCGACGTGAACGGCCAGACTGCCGTGGTCATCGGCATGGGTCCGATCGGTCTTGAGATCGCAAGGCTTGGCGAGGCCCTGGGGTTGAACGTCATCGCTATCAGGAAGGACGCTAGTCGCCTGCCGCCGCATTGTTCGGAGGTGCACGGTCTGTCGGCGTTGCCGGCGCTGGCGCCGCGCGCCAACTGGCTCGTCGTCGCCTGTCCGCTAAACGACGAGACTCGCGGCTGCGTCAGCCGCGCGGTGATCGCGTCGCTGCCGCCGCGCGCCGGCGTCGTCAACATCGCGCGCGGCGCGGTGATCGACGAACCGGCGCTGATCGAGGCGCTGCAGAGCGGGCACCTTTGCGGCGCTTATCTCGACGCGTTCGCGCGCGAGCCGCTGCCCGCCGATTCGCCTCTGTGGGCGATGCCCAACGTGATCGTCTCGGCGCATACCAGCGGCGCCTCGCTTGGCAACGACGGCCGCCGCATGAAGATATTCTTCGACAACGTCGCCGCGTACATCGACGGCCGGCCTATGCGAAACGAAATCCAGGCCGCGTAG
- the rpsT gene encoding 30S ribosomal protein S20 produces MANTTSAKKAARKIARRAVSNGNRVSRVRSYVRKVDEALASGDKAAAEAALKAAQPELMRAASKGVIGKKTASRKVSRLAKRVKLVGAAK; encoded by the coding sequence ATGGCCAATACTACGTCCGCCAAGAAAGCCGCGCGCAAGATCGCGCGCCGCGCCGTCTCCAACGGCAACCGCGTTTCCCGCGTCCGCTCGTATGTGCGCAAGGTCGATGAGGCGCTCGCCTCGGGCGACAAGGCGGCGGCGGAAGCCGCGCTGAAGGCAGCGCAGCCCGAGCTGATGCGTGCCGCATCGAAGGGCGTCATCGGCAAGAAGACGGCATCGCGCAAAGTCTCGCGCCTCGCCAAGCGCGTGAAGCTGGTCGGCGCCGCGAAGTAA
- a CDS encoding rhodanese-like domain-containing protein, with product MSENQTGGYAGDVSVREAWDNLAKSATATLVDVRTAAEWAYVGVPVLSSIGKATVLVEWDEFPSGQLVPDFIGRLRAELDKLGIDKEAPLYFLCRSGNRSRHAAVQATAAGYRRAFNIAHGFEGRLGPDRHRGSKESWKGEGLPWVQS from the coding sequence ATGTCTGAAAATCAAACCGGCGGTTACGCCGGCGACGTCAGCGTTCGTGAAGCCTGGGACAATCTCGCGAAGTCCGCGACGGCGACTCTCGTCGACGTGCGGACCGCCGCCGAGTGGGCCTACGTCGGCGTGCCCGTGCTGTCGTCGATCGGCAAAGCAACGGTACTGGTCGAGTGGGACGAGTTCCCGTCCGGCCAGCTGGTTCCCGATTTCATCGGCCGCCTCAGGGCCGAGCTCGACAAGCTCGGCATCGACAAGGAGGCGCCGCTCTACTTCCTGTGCCGCTCGGGAAACCGCAGCCGCCATGCCGCCGTTCAGGCGACGGCGGCGGGCTACCGGCGCGCATTCAACATCGCCCACGGCTTCGAGGGACGGCTCGGCCCCGATCGCCACCGCGGCAGCAAAGAAAGCTGGAAAGGAGAAGGCCTCCCATGGGTGCAGTCGTGA